The genomic DNA ATTATAAATCCATGCATGTAgctcaaaaacacaatgtttaaaaaaaacattacaagtAGTAAGGCTTGATAAATTAGGGAGTTTTCATTTGAGTGTGGCTTGCAGCACTGGAGATAATTAAACGGGTTGATTGAAGAGGGACTCGTGCAGGAAAAATCAATGCAACAGAAGAAAAAGGTTTCCTGGGAAAATTTAACAAAAGTTTAACAAAAGAACAACTAAATTATTCAACACAGTCTCACAGCAAGCTGCCTCAGTCTCTCCCCTCCACACAATGCCCAAGTGGCTTCTTATAGCCTCACTCTAATTGGACTGGACCACTGCATAAAGGTAAAAGTAGTTAACCTCAATAACCTTAATCCTGTAACAGCAGAATGTGAAGGTTTGATTGCTCAAGGGCGTATGGGCAGGTTGGAAAGGCAGGAGGGAATCTctttacacttttaaaatgttataataaagaaacataaatgtcatcattatttcatcaaatcatcaaagaaacattcacatttctgtttcaAACCTGACTGAGGACACTTCATCCTGTCGCAGTGAGGCGAAAGCTgctgtgctgatgcatttaccacctgGTCATAAccagtcatttcaaaaacatactAATGACACATATTCTATAAATAttctataaatattaaatacatgaaacaggtcGTCAAAAAACCCTAACTTTAGTGGGTAAACAACATGTAtgaagtttctgagaacaaaacacagaccaACCAATAAATCAGTCTACCGCTAGTGAGTATTGTATCTGCTTATTCCTACAGCAAACTGGACAAATAACAAATGGTataaataataactataatataatgatataatataaataataaatctaacaaaaataaagagggGAGAGGAAATGTGTCTGATGATGAagagtaaacaaataaagagaaaagtACCACATAACAAGTACATGAAATAAAGAAGCACTGAAACCAAGGGTATGGGTTTGGTTCCAAAAGTGCTATTAATTAATTGTGATGAAAATTCTCAAAGAATTTGCATCATTAATCCAAGACAAAGCACTCAGAGAGGGCAAAACCTCTGCCAAGTTTCCCACAGACTGGATACAATCCCTTCATCTCAGGAAATACTGAATCTGGATCGACACCAAAATCGACATATTTCCTCCTTTGGGCCATAACGTTCATCCCCATACTTTATTTCTGAGTTATGCTTCTCACATTCATGGCCAAAAACATTACCTCGTCTGCGGAGGTAATCATGGGTACTTGGCCTTTCTAGGAAAATTACTTTTCAAGAACCTTTACAGCCACAAGTGAAGTAAAAGCGAATAATTGTTCAATTTTACGTGCAGGGTGACCCTTTTTAACTGATAAATCCAGGCCTACTGTAGTTGTTAATGAGACTTTTGCCACAGGTGCACTCACTTTGTGACGAAACAAACCACAGCCAGGATTATCAGCAAAAGCAAAAGAGCTCCAGCAATCCCGAGGAGGATGGCCAAGAGATCTGCAGAGGAAAAGAttgatttatgtttatgtttaaagcaaaacatttctttttgtgtttattttgtgtgccGAAGACCGAATCGCTTACTGGTCTTCTTCTGCAGGACAACTTTGGTGATGGCACCAAACTTTCCCTCCTCTGGTTTACAGTTGGACATGTTGAGGTAGAAACTGTGCGGCACTGACAACTTGTCCTgcgcctcctcgtcctccctGCGGCTCATGATCTCCTCCTCGTAGCCCAGCATCTTCACCGTGATGGCGGTGTGCCGATCGCGGCACTTTGGCTGGCTGATGTTGACGATCTGCATTTGTGCCTGGTACTGGCTCGGCAGGGCGACGATCCAGGACACGGTGGACTCGGGCTTCATACCCCGAGGCCAGTTGGGCGTGGCCAGCAGCATCGGAGACGACGCCTTAGGGGCAACTTTGTAAATAAAGGTCTCTGAAAAAGAATGCAAAAATTCTGAGTCTTAGTActaaatcctgtgtgtgtgagcaactcTACTGGTGCTCCAACATTTGTGGTACAATAGCCCCCCTGTGTGGACACCAGCTTCTGTTGCCGTTACTCTGTCTACCTTGGAAACCCACTTTTTTTTAGAATActtacattttataataaacatGCTTACTTAACCTCCTCCTGTGGTTTTATATTAACTTGCTTATATTTTGCTTGATTTCCCACTGTTATTTCCCTCCACTctatatttattttggttttatttattttaaaaagctaaGTACAGGCAAAATCATAGCACTTTACAGCTCAACTATTACTGTCATCactgtatttctttcttttagctCACTTTTCattcctgtgtttttatttggtattttttatgctttgatttatgtttcatgaatttgttgttactgtctgcttttaatgctgtgtgtctgtaatgttTCAATTTTGTAACTGTGGGTTGTTAAAGGGCTATACGTAAAGGGCTACAGGAAtaatgtacattacattacattaatctGCCAATTTGTTGCTTAATTGGACTTAAAAAATGCAAGAAACTTGTGAAAAGAATTTATTATAATATCCTAAAGCCCAAGTTGATGTCTCGAGAAATcttatttggtgtttttaaaagtgctatataaataaaattacacTAAATATTCACAATAATATCCAACAAACTAGTTGATATCTACTTTCAAAAGTGATACAATGGATATCTACAATTTTGGACAGGATGAATCTTCCACCAATCAACTCACCGTCTCATCACTTTTACTTCTCAGACTGTCAATAATAATGACTGtaactgtcttgttttgttttgatgcttGTATACCtcgttctgtttctgttttgaagGCCGGCTGTTTGTGTgctattgtttatttgtgttgatgAACATTAAAATGTAGTATAATAAAACTTCCTCTGTTGCTGAACACATTAAGTAAGCCCAAGAAACCCTCATATGAAATCATACATGGCCACTGCTTAAATGTCGGTAGGACAAAAACAGGTATGATGAGGCTGTGTTGGGTTAATTTTTTACTATtttgtgatgcatttttaatcaactgatcaAGAAAACACTATCCAGTGTAAAGTAAAACTGTCTTTAGTCGCAgtagatacatttttttttacctgtaatCTCCTGAGTGAAGCTCACGTTGAGAGAATCCCTGAATCCCTTGCTGAAGTCTTTGGCTCTGGCTGTGATGGAAATGTTGGCTTGCGTCTGAATCTTCTGGATGATTCCATTAAAGCAGAAATCTCCAACAGAGAACCCATCCCTCTCCTTCACATGCAGTGACACTGACCGATTACATTCCTGACCAGGCAGCGACTGCTGGAGACCTGTGCGGGACACCAGGTTCACTGTTCTGTCTGCGGGGATGTCCAGGTGCCAGGTGAAGCTGTGGAGGGGCATTGGCAGGCAGGGGACCAGTTTGGGTACGGTGAGGAGAGTCGAAGAGCACGACGTCACGTCTTTGCAGCCTGTTATTAGAAGACACGGAaaatattaaaggggacatGTAAAACGAGGCAAGGTAACTTCATTTTAAGAGCTCATTTCAtcatgaacaaaacacagaaaacaacaagctCTCTGTGTTATAGTAAATGTGCTGGGTATCAACGTGCTGGATGACGGGGTGatgcaacagaccaaaacataaAGTTTGCGGTCAgcaaatgaatatttaatttgtgttgtGAAGACAACATCTACATCAAGAGTTAAGCCtgtatttcaaatttaaaatgtttcctaaGTCTCTGATGACACATACGGTCAATTAGTCATTCTAATACTTAATATAATACTTTCTTACATGACATTTCAAAGGTAGAAGAACAGCCTCGGCAACATGTTCTCCATCTAAATGTCAGAACTTAATACATTacatccatttattttatgCAAAGACAAACTTGGCCTTGCCACTATTTAAACTCTTTTTGCTATGTTAGCAATATCCAGGCTATAGAAAAGATGTCTTACCAATAACTTGACTGGCAGTCAGTCGTACTTCTTCACTTGGACAGTCCAGGAAAGACAAACTGGCCTTTGTGCCTGCTTCCACGGTAATCTTCTCTTCAACCTTGGAGTTGATGCTCATCTCACAGTGCGGATCAGAGCCCACCTTCTCGATCTGCAGGGACACTTGCCGTTTGCTTAGATCCACTGTGCACAGAACTGAAAAGAAATAGACAAGAGGAGCTTCTTACAAACACTACTTCAGACTTAACTAAAGTCTACAGACAGATGCAGATGTGTCATTGTgttaaataaatccaggcaaaGTTTGACTCAAATTGCAATGAATTCCTCTAAAAAAGTGAGTACTAACTTTTGAATTTCAgaccattttattttgtagagaaaaaaaacaagtatgtcTCCTTGACCACTGCACTGTCCTTCACTGATGGGTCCAAAATAAAGTCGGAGCTTATGACCTgctgcatgtatatgtacatttaaattACTTATGTTGGTAGAGATTTCTGTATGTCACACTGGGCATAAAGTGTCTGGTTTGCGATCTCTGTATGATATCACTGAGACATGTTTACTAATTATGCAAGGAAAATCAtactgagaggaggagagtgtggAACTGGTCTGGATCCTAAAATAACTTTTGCATTTTACCACATCCAGCTGAATCAAGCGATTTCCACTGTACCTGGATGACCGCTCCTCATGAGAGAAACTCGGTAGTTCAACGTGAGTCCTTGTAGCGTCCTGTTGGTTTCACAGTTCTTGAGCAGCATTTTGAAGTCGCCCTGCTGATGAACCGGCTGAGCGTCTGTCAGAGTCATTTTGGTCACCTTCTTGTCCTCTTTCTGGTACTCCACCCCCACTTCACCATTGAGGCACTCAGGGGCGGTGTGGTCCTGGAAACGCACCGTGTAGTTGTGCATGCCGGGCACCGTGAAGTCCCACAGCATCTGCTGGTTATCGGGGAAATCGCTGGGGTAGCTGGGTGTGGTGAAGTCGGTGTCTGATACACCTCGTGGTAGATTGACTTTCACTATGGCCGCCACTGGAGAGAAAGCAGAGGAAATTCTAGTTAGAAACATGCACAGGGAGCCATCTGCATCTTCTTTTATATCAGATTTTAAATGCAAgtattggtaaaaaaaacattgggaCGAATTTGGTCTGCTGGATTCTTTTGTGGCCTCTCGTTCCATGAGATCTGTTCGACTCCCTCATGAAGGCTTGAGGCCATACTGccttggtgtttgtgtgtaaaaggaATTATCACAGACATGCCACTACAATGAAGGTATTTTAAGTGTTTAGAAGACAGCACCTCAGAGTTCTCCATGACTTTTATGCAACTACACATACATGAGAAACATTTTCAGCTTGTAATCCAATAcatgaaaagaaagcaaaacaaaaaaatacactaaCTTACTGCTGATCTCAGGGCCAACATTGATTTTGAAGTCAACGGGGTCAGGCTTCTTGTCTCTGGGCACCTCCAAAGACAGACGAACCCTGTATCGTCCCAGGATGGTGGTCACAGTTCCCCCTTTGCAAAAGGTACCAATGGTCGCTGGCCCAGTGCGTAGATAGCTGACAAGAGAGTATGTCTGTTGATCTGGACAGGTCTCCTCATTGGGAATCTGTCGCATTCCCTTTTTTGAGAAGTCCACTTGAAAGGCCCGAGTGGAGACAAACGTCGGGTCCCAGGTGAAGATTCGGTTGAAATCTGGGAACAGAGACGACTCGGCCTGAACAGCATCACCAGAGCAGGAGGCTTCTGTGCAGTCTGGAAGttataaagacaaaacacagacattagaGATTGTGTTTCAGGTTTCCACAGGGTTTAGTGGTGACAAAGACTCAAATAACCTTCATACCAATTTCTCTGTTGATCTCCACTGTGAAAATATCTTGAGGTTGAGGACAGGTAAATTCCACCGAGATGTTGCGAGGTTCAGTGATTCTTAGTTGTTTTGAGTTGCATATGGGTTTGGGTGGCTCgtttatacacacactgcagtctGGCTCATCTGTGATCctgttgatgatgatgctgGTGCTGGGGTCAGGAATCACGGACATCATTCTGCCTCCTGTGGAGCAGAGAGTCACAATAAGAAATTGATAACACCAAAGAGCCTATGCCCAAAGgggattgattttaaaagttCATATAAATAATAAGTTGAAATATTACACagcaaatattaatttaaatgtccagtgtgttcCCAAGCATGTCAGAGAACTACAGTGGGCTTCACATATGAGAAATGTACAGATGGAAACACTCTCACAACCTTCTCCACTTTGTACACTTTGTGTACTTGACTTTCAATGTGTAAAACATGATGTCTTTATATGCTAGCATGTTAGCTTTAAGTGCTAGTTCATTGCAAACATTGCAGTGCAAGTTTTGTTCTTTTATACGTTATTCATGAACAAGTTTATAGTACGTACAAAAGACTGCAATTAAGTTTTGTTGTGGTTAGTGTAGCACAACTTGCTAACCAACATTAGCTTGGGGCTGTACATATTACACAGTAGGCTGctaattacatttttaccaTTGCATGCggttatatacagtaaaaatataGTCTATAATTTATAGTCTATAAATTTCAAGTTTCattctaaaaaaacacattagctTTATTATGGTCAGTGTAGCTACACAACTTGCTCACCAATATTAGCTTTATGATGGTTAGTGTAGCAACTCAACTTGCTAACCAACATTAGCTTGGGGCTGTACATATTACACAGTAGGCTGCTAATTACATTTATACAATTGCATGTGGttatatacaataaaattaGTCTAAAGTAGTAGTATAAATTTCaagttttattctgaaaaaaacacataactTGCTAACCAACATTAGCTTTATGACCGTTAGTGTAGCAACTCAACTTGCTAACCAACATTAGCTTCATGATGGTTTGTGTAGCTACATAACTTTCTAACAAATGTCAGCTTTATGACGATAACATAAATTTCCTTAATTTTCTTAATTTGGTTAATCTGGGAAATatccatttaaaatgtgctCCTGAGAAAACTCAAAGTGCTAAGTGCTAGTTAGCCCTTATACCTCTGCCTCAACACAAACCCTTCAACTTACAAAATGGAGGAGTAGGAATTAAATGGTAAGTGTAAGGGGAGAAATGGGATTGAGGCTTTGAGTCACgttccaaaaatacatttttagtgtGACAAAGTGACTAATAgctacttctttctttcttgtgtgaGAAAACTGCTGAAACAGGAACTCACCTCTTGGTGCTGCTTTCACGTTGAATACCTTCTGCTCCAGTTCTCCATCTTTGGGAACGTCAATGGTCACAGTTGTCGCTCCAAGCAGATCCATAGTGGACACTTTGCCGCCTTTGCAGTAGTTTTTAGCTTTGATGGTTCCATCACTTCTAGTTGTACTCACTGAGTACTGATAGCCATCTTTGCAGGTTTCTGCTCCAGAGATCTCCTTCAGTCCACCACCAGGAAAGTCCAAAGTTAACACAGTCCTCTCTGGGACATTGATGTCCCACGTCAGGGACTGTTTGAACTCCTTAAAGAGGTTGGGATCCACTTCTCCAGCTGCAGGAGTGCAGGAACTCTTGGTGCATTCTGAGTAAAAAGAATTAATCACGTTTCAattttaaacatattattttGGGACCTTTTTCCCACATTTTCCAGTTCATAATAAGGAAAGTAACTGGCAGCTTAATCAACAACTGAAACTGAACTTGGTGTCATGACTTAATTAATTTACagataaatacataaaaatataaatagatatGGGTCAATGTATTTACTTTACATACATTAGAACTTCTAACaattgctatataaataaatctagtttattaaatgttttttttttctgtctaacATACTAGTAGGCGAAATAAACTGTGTGATTTAGTGCTCACAGCTCTCACCTATTTTCTTCATCATCGTCACACTGTACATTTCCTGCGGTTTTGGGCAGCTGAACTCCAGTGAGAGCTTGTCAGCTTTGGTCAGTGTCTTTTTTGTCGGGTTACAGTTCGGAGGGGAAACTTCAGCGGTGCACACTTCACACTCCAGTCCCTCAGGATCACGGCTAAGTGTCACAGTCGTACTGGAATCAACACTTACGACCATCGTTCGGCCCTCTACAAGGGGGGGAAAGCAGAGTTGTAGTCAGCAAAGGGGGCAAATGAAAAGATAGAATGGTTCTATTTATTTCAATCTTAAATCGTTcaattaatattaacattaagcAGCATTTAAATCAAGCAGCAAATGAGGCAACTTGTTTTACTTGTCAAAGTACATACAGCATAACACCTACTCAGGGATGGGCAGTATTTCTGATACATACTattttgtaatttgtattttatggaGATGACAAAATGCTTTCATATTTTGTATCAAAATACTCCAAATACTGTGAAGTACATACaatttaatttctttcaaaCAACATGGTGCCATAAGAATACAATAATTGAGATGCTGCTGCAGATCGGATGTCTTacccttttttaaatgtatttatttatttgatctcTGATTTGACTAAATTATGCAACTGCACTGtgatgaaacacaacattagtGTAGTCAGATCATCCCATTGAATGTTTGCTGATTCACTGTGTGCCATCTGTTACTGAAACACcaagaaagtaaataaagtcaCTTAAGGAAGAGTTCCTTGAATCTGagtatttttagtattttgaaaatacaaaaatacagtttattttgaTAGATTTATTAATAGGGCATTTGGCTACTGATCCAGTCAGCTTTAAAAAGTTACTGGGTGTAAATATTTAGTGACTCATCTACATAAGAACTAGCATCTGTTGTGCAAAGAGGTAAATATCTGTTtgttctgctgcagctctgactATACACAGCAGTGTAGTTAAGGTttatctttaaagaaaaaagaatattcTGTATTCAGTACTTACTTAATGGGCCAGCAGAAGCCTGAAACAGCATAGATTCCACCTGAGCCTTTGGTTTGACCTGCAGAGACACGGAAGCTTGATCGGGCAGGTCTAAACGCGTCAGAGAACCATCTCTGCAGTACTGAGAGCGACCCTTGCTGCTCGTTTTGGATGTGGCCACCGAATACTGGAATCCGTCAGTGCACGGCTTTGACGTCTCCACCAGTCCCTTCCCGAGGATGTCCAGACTCACCACCGTCTTCTCGGGTGCCTTCAGCTCCCAGGTGAAGGTTCTGGAGAGCTCAGAGAGGATGGGCTGAGCTTCTATTGTTGAAGGGCTGCAGGTGTCCTTGGTACATTCTGGGTCACAAATAAAGATAAGTATATAAATAAGAATAAGTATGTTGTTGGGATCTTCATACTACATAGTTCTCTAATGGCACTTTTTGACGCATCAGCACCAGAACTCTTGTAAACTCACCAATGGTCCGAGTGAGTGTCACAGTGTAAGAGTTTTCCACAGGCTGGGAACAATTGAACAGCAGCTTGACTTCCTCCTCAGGTAAAGTGATCGAGGAGTGGCAGGAGGTCTCCGTGTCGTTGACCCCGCTGACCGTACACACAGAGCACTGATCCAAAGGCAGCGCGGCCGACACcgacaccaccaccatcacGCCTTTGTCTGACCGCACCGTCGTCTGCAGACATTCTGAGGAAACAGATGAGAGGGAGTTTAGGCTGCTGTCGGTCAACAACTGCAGGATTTCCCCTGAACTTCTGGAGAAAATGATTGTTAAGTTGAGAGGGAAGCATCATTGTTATGTCAGTGTTGAAGCATGAACACATTCTCCTGTTCACAAATCACACTTGAGTGGATGTTGCTCCATTGTACAAAAGCTCAGTATTTTTCATTGAATGTAATTCAAATTAGACATTAACTATTCCAACCAtaaattcatcatttttaaatgataaaatgaacatttttaaatgactttggcTCAAACTGAAAAACCTCGACAATTGACTGGATTGTAGAGTTGTTCCGATGTTACCAGTATCGAAAACGCCTCCGATACTGCccaaaatgtgggcatcggtatcggcgagtacagGAGTCCATGCAAATGATATCACGtgcgtcctttcccggtcagtcgtcatggaaacatgaagctctgccagtgctgcggtgcttggaccagagtcaaaacaaacgtacaagctgaaaaacgaaatcacatatcactggtaaaaataaatggcgTCCATTTGttgtattcgttcatgttttacagagggtttaaccaccaatgataatcatatcacagtcatgcaggcgtagtatgatatatttttttttaccgatacacactggtatcggtatcggtaatCTGTATCGGCcaatacccacagcacaagtatcggaatcggtatcgggagggaaaaaaatggtatcggaacatctctactGGATTGACAATTAATATTATATAGACACAGACATTCATGGTTCGCAGAGGATGTGCACTTTATtgtatgttaaaatgttatgctaattaatattttatatttattaaaaaacgAAATTAGCTACAAACTCTGACCCTTCTTCAAAGAAAGATATTGAATATTACAATTTACCCATAAGAggttttgaacattttaaatgtcacttttagaCCAACTCTTGCATTTAGAAATCAGATACTGTGGATATTGTACAATCTTACAAAAGCTCAACATTTTAGTTATTAACTCTTCTGggaattgatttttattttaaaaaatcataCAAATGATTCGGTTTAGTTCAAATTGAAATATCTAAACTTTTGTATTGATTGTAATGAAACCGTgtacagaaatgtgtgtttccctgaGGATGTACCACCGTTATAATGTTTAACACTTTACCTTCTGTCCTTGATTGAATTTATaccaaacaattaaaaagacggtgaacatgagaaaacacaaactaaaattaGCTGGGAAAACTCTGACCCTTCTTCAAACAAAAATGCTGAATATTTTCAAGTTTCACAATCTTAAATAGGAGTATTATGTTTGTTGCCAGGTTACAATTTACCCATTAGAGTTTTTGGGCAGATGGTCATGGACATTTTGTATTTAGAGATGAGTCTTTTCTTCTTACACATGCTCAGTACTTTTCATTACAAATTCTTTTCATCTtccatttgaaaatgataaaagtcatttttaaactcATGGTTAACCCTACCATCCCTAACCACGATTACATTGTGTCACACTTTACTTTCTGTCCTTGCTTCACATTTCTACTTAATGTGAAGCAAGTGGTGAACATGGAAAAACTGTCAAACCATAACCATTTAG from Solea senegalensis isolate Sse05_10M linkage group LG20, IFAPA_SoseM_1, whole genome shotgun sequence includes the following:
- the cdcp1b gene encoding CUB domain-containing protein 1, producing the protein MRLREARAFLGLWLLTVLGFTECLQTTVRSDKGVMVVVSVSAALPLDQCSVCTVSGVNDTETSCHSSITLPEEEVKLLFNCSQPVENSYTVTLTRTIECTKDTCSPSTIEAQPILSELSRTFTWELKAPEKTVVSLDILGKGLVETSKPCTDGFQYSVATSKTSSKGRSQYCRDGSLTRLDLPDQASVSLQVKPKAQVESMLFQASAGPLKGRTMVVSVDSSTTVTLSRDPEGLECEVCTAEVSPPNCNPTKKTLTKADKLSLEFSCPKPQEMYSVTMMKKIECTKSSCTPAAGEVDPNLFKEFKQSLTWDINVPERTVLTLDFPGGGLKEISGAETCKDGYQYSVSTTRSDGTIKAKNYCKGGKVSTMDLLGATTVTIDVPKDGELEQKVFNVKAAPRGGRMMSVIPDPSTSIIINRITDEPDCSVCINEPPKPICNSKQLRITEPRNISVEFTCPQPQDIFTVEINREIDCTEASCSGDAVQAESSLFPDFNRIFTWDPTFVSTRAFQVDFSKKGMRQIPNEETCPDQQTYSLVSYLRTGPATIGTFCKGGTVTTILGRYRVRLSLEVPRDKKPDPVDFKINVGPEISMAAIVKVNLPRGVSDTDFTTPSYPSDFPDNQQMLWDFTVPGMHNYTVRFQDHTAPECLNGEVGVEYQKEDKKVTKMTLTDAQPVHQQGDFKMLLKNCETNRTLQGLTLNYRVSLMRSGHPVLCTVDLSKRQVSLQIEKVGSDPHCEMSINSKVEEKITVEAGTKASLSFLDCPSEEVRLTASQVIGCKDVTSCSSTLLTVPKLVPCLPMPLHSFTWHLDIPADRTVNLVSRTGLQQSLPGQECNRSVSLHVKERDGFSVGDFCFNGIIQKIQTQANISITARAKDFSKGFRDSLNVSFTQEITETFIYKVAPKASSPMLLATPNWPRGMKPESTVSWIVALPSQYQAQMQIVNISQPKCRDRHTAITVKMLGYEEEIMSRREDEEAQDKLSVPHSFYLNMSNCKPEEGKFGAITKVVLQKKTNLLAILLGIAGALLLLLIILAVVCFVTKKKKKERKDKESSIYIGKGNIFRPGDRHFTKTRSDNESHVYASIDDTMIYGHLLGDTTYADSLQDHYNGMQTDSYQTFTGPSDGQLPVIKEPDPEPELEHFNTFLDPSESFIPSRPRTPIDRQDSLGFQDRRMVDNELYTFKSTGDINPIRLSGVDMEPQPPILEDSL